A single Salmo trutta chromosome 14, fSalTru1.1, whole genome shotgun sequence DNA region contains:
- the LOC115147367 gene encoding kelch-like ECH-associated protein 1, producing the protein MSNECPTECKAVVTPSTRNGHRVFSYTLESHTAAAFAIMNELRLDSQLCDVTLRVCYNDLEAVDFVAHKVVLASSSPVFRAMFTNGLKECGMEVVPIEGIHPRVMGRLIEFAYTASISVGEKCVIHVMNGAVMYQIDSVVKACCDFLVTQLDPSNAIGIASFAEQISCTELHQKAREYIYMNFSQVATQEEFFNLSQCQLVTLISRDELNVRCESVVFQACVAWVRYDRENRRPYVQALLQAVRCHSLTPHFLQAQLQSLEWDDQCKDYLSQIFQDLTLHKPTKVISCRTPKVPQLIYTAGGYFRQSLSYLEAYNPCTGAWLRLADLQVPRSGLAAVVISGLFYAVGGRNNAPDGNMDSNTLDCYNPMNNCWLPCAPMSVPRNRIGVGVIDGMIYAVGGSHGCIHHNSVERYDPDRDQWHLVAPMLTRRIGVGVAVINRLLYAVGGFDGTHRLSSSECYNPERDEWKSMAAMNTVRSGAGVCALGNRIYVMGGYDGTNQLNTVERYDVETDTWSFAASMRHRRSALGVTAHHGKIYVLGGYDGNTFLDSVECYDPETDTWSEVTRMMSGRSGVGVAVTMEPCQKDLAQCLKHERTEVTGGCEGGSLGCSGTGGDSGSYHNSRHGAFGKGT; encoded by the exons ATGTCTAATGAGTGCCCGACGGAGTGCAAGGCGGTGGTGACGCCGTCGACGCGCAACGGCCACCGCGTCTTCAGCTACACGCTGGAGAGCCACACAGCGGCCGCCTTCGCCATCATGAACGAGCTGCGGCTGGACAGCCAGCTGTGCGACGTGACGCTTCGTGTGTGCTACAACGACCTGGAGGCCGTGGACTTCGTGGCACACAAG GTGGTGCTGGCATCGTCCTCTCCGGTCTTCAGAGCCATGTTCACCAACGGCCTGAAGGAGTGTGGGATGGAGGTGGTGCCCATCGAGGGGATACACCCCCGG gtGATGGGCAGGTTGATAGAGTTTGCCTACacggccagcatctctgtggggGAGAAGTGTGTGATCCACGTCATGAACGGCGCCGTCATGTACCAGATCGACAGCGTGGTCAAGGCCTGCTGCGACTTCCTGGTTACGCAGCTGGACCCTAGCAACGCCATCGGCATAGCCAGCTTCGCCGAGCAGATCAGCTGCACGGAGCTCCATCAGAAAGCTCGGGAATATATCTACATGAACTTCAGCCAG GTGGCGACCCAGGAGGAGTTCTTCAACCTCTCCCAATGCCAGCTGGTCACTCTCATCAGCCGCGACGAACTCAACGTGCGCTGTGAGTCGGTGGTCTTTCAGGCTTGTGTGGCGTGGGTCCGGTACGACCGGGAGAACCGGCGGCCCTACGTCCAGGCCCTGCTCCAGGCTGTGCGGTGCCACTCCCTCACCCCACACTTCCTCCAAGCCCAGCTGCAGTCTCTGGAGTGGGACGACCAGTGTAAAGACTACCTGTCGCAGATCTTCCAGGACCTCACCCTCCACAAGCCCACCAAG GTGATCTCGTGCCGCACGCCCAAAGTGCCCCAGCTCATCTACACGGCAGGGGGATACTTCCGTCAGTCCCTGTCCTATCTGGAAGCCTACAACCCCTGTACTGGGGCCTGGCTGAGGCTAGCTGACCTTCAGGTCCCCCGGAGTGGCCTGGCTGCCGTGGTCATCTCTGGGCTGTTCTACGCTGTCGGAGGAAGGAACAACGCTCCTGACGGGAATATGGACTCCAACACGTTGGATTGTTATAACCCCATGAACAACTGCTGGTTGCCTTGTGCTCCCATGAGTGTACCCAGGAACAGGATAGGAGTGGGGGTGATTGACGGGATGATCTATGCTGTCGGAGGGTCGCATGGATGTATTCATCATAACAGCGTGGAGAG GTATGACCCAGACAGGGACCAGTGGCACCTGGTGGCCCCCATGTTGACGCGGCGTATCGGGGTGGGCGTGGCGGTCATCAACCGGCTGCTGTACGCGGTGGGGGGGTTCGACGGCACACACCGTCTCTCCTCCTCAGAGTGTTATAACCCAGAGAGGGATGAGTGGAAGAGCATGGCTGCCATGAACACTGTGCGCTCTGGGGCAG GTGTGTGTGCGCTGGGGAACCGTATCTACGTGATGGGGGGCTATGACGGCACCAACCAGCTGAACACAGTGGAGCGCTACGACGTTGAGACTGACACCTGGAGCTTTGCAGCCTCCATGAGGCACCGGCGCTCCGCCCTGGGCGTCACCGCGCACCATGGGAAGATCTATGTACTGG GAGGTTATGACGGGAACACGTTCCTGGACAGCGTGGAGTGTTATGACCCGGAGACGGACACGTGGTCGGAGGTGACCCGCATGATGTCGGGCCGCAGTGGTGTGGGCGTGGCCGTTACCATGGAGCCCTGCCAAAAGGACCTGGCCCAGTGTCTGAAGCATGAGAGGACGGAGGTCACTGGCGGTTGTGAGGGTGGTAGTTTGGGGTGTTCAGGGACAGGAGGGGACTCTGGATCGTACCATAACTCCAGACACGGTGCCTTCGGCAAGGGGACTTGA